One part of the Megachile rotundata isolate GNS110a chromosome 16, iyMegRotu1, whole genome shotgun sequence genome encodes these proteins:
- the LOC100874942 gene encoding antitrypsin-like isoform X1: protein MRTLKGSFVGLCLLLIAIAKATPTSPLASASALADQITDGINQFASSLFESKVQSLSDNLLLSPLSTAIDLAMAASGSGGDTKSQLKKALNLPSFDNQTTQGYQALIDHLNDVQYNQVRLANKIFVGQNFSVKPTYSDMIKTSFRSEAENLDFKERVEAAKSINKWIQNVANNASSVIVNSSDLDDNKGLALVSAMYIKSEWNFKFDRADSRPRLFMTSKTDSKMVETMFRPGSYKFGNVPGNKGRFIVLPFKENELSMVIMLPNKVDGLADLAKDIQNNKIQDILKEGMDDLVQLRLPRFTLRSKVTLEDSLKSLGLTDMFENKADFHGITDGPLMFNKVVQATYIEVDEDGANIGNTDVNVIKRFINIIGIPKQFNVDHPFYFAIVRNITSSGNNSIVTLYSGQILEPKI, encoded by the exons ATGCGTACGT TAAAGGGAAGCTTCGTAGGCTTGTGCCTACTTCTAATAGCAATAGCGAAGGCAACGCCAACCAGCCCGTTAGCTTCAGCTTCGGCATTAGCCGATCAAATTACAGACGGAATAAATCAATTTGCCTCGTCGCTATTTGAG TCCAAAGTACAGTCTCTGAGCGATAATCTTTTGTTGTCTCCGCTAAGCACGGCGATTGATCTTGCTATGGCTGCGTCTGGATCTGGTGGTGATACCAAAAGTCAGTTGAAAAAGGCACTAAACCTTCCGTCATTCGATAATCAAACTACACAGGGTTATCAAGCacttatcgatcatttaaat GATGTTCAATATAATCAAGTTCGTCTTGCCAACAAAATTTTTGTCGGGCAAAATTTTTCTGTCAAACCGACCTACAGTGATATGATAAAAACTTCCTTCCGTTCTGAGGCCGAGAATTTAGATTTCAAAGAACGTGTTGAAGCAGCGAAAAGTATTAACAAGTGGATTCAAAATGTCGCTAACAATGCTTCTAGTGTTATTGTTAATTCTT CTGATTTGGATGACAATAAAGGACTGGCACTCGTAAGTGCAATGTATATCAAGAGCGagtggaattttaaatttgatcgcGCCGATTCTCGTCCAAGACTATTCATGACTAGTAAAACTGATTCTAAAATGGTCGAAACAATGTTCAGACCGGGAAGCTACAAATTCGGTAATGTGCCAGGAAACAAAGGACGATTCATTGTTCTGCCATTCAAG GAAAATGAACTGAGTATGGTCATCATGCTTCCAAACAAAGTCGATGGTTTAGCAGATCTCGCAAAAGATatacaaaacaataaaattcaaGATATCTTAAAGGAGGGAATGGACGATCTCGTACAACTGCGTTTACCAAGATTCACACTCCGAAGCAAAGTTACCCTGGAAGATTCTCTGAAGAGT TTGGGTTTAACTGATATGTTTGAGAACAAAGCTGACTTCCATGGTATCACTGATGGTCCGCTTATGTTTAACAAGGTTGTGCAAGCTACTTATATCGAAGTGGATGAAGATGGGGCCAATATTGGAAATACTGAtg TTAACGTCATAAAGAGATTTATAAACATCATTGGTATCCCCAAACAATTCAACGTTGATCATCCATTCTACTTCGCCATTGTCAGAAACATAACAAGCTCAGGAAACAActcgattgtaacattataCAGTGGCCAAATTCTCGAGCCTAAGATATGA
- the LOC100874716 gene encoding serpin B6-like isoform X1, whose amino-acid sequence MFTVSKGFGVYLALIAMASAQNESQALCAVQQSVNQFSSALFPTVAEDISGDFVLSPLSVSTVLAEAAYGSGGDTKTQFKNVLHLLSPDSLGTPGYQAFIDDLNNVQENKLFLSTNVFIDEKFVVKRNYRRLIENYFRSVLKSVKFAESEETLSTVNAWVQRNTDNRIRDIADPSGFDAKTAMLLLNAVHSKGQWENKFNPEYTNEMLFELDEDTEKFVSMMYRSGVYTCGELPSREGKFVVIPYKGNELDMVIVLPDKLSSLSAIEKELQSINITDIIKLGQERPVQLYLPKFRTKTTVHLNGPLHKLGLTDMFTSRANFYGLSDDQLAVSRVVQKTFIDVNEEGVEAVSVTGTAQAILSSASQMNFSVNRPFYYNIIKTTKRTGSSVTLFSGHVTEPIT is encoded by the exons ATGTTTACAGTGAGCAAAGGTTTCGGAGTGTACCTTGCTCTGATAGCAATGGCGTCAGCGCAAAACGAGAGCCAAGCACTTTGTGCTGTTCAACAGTCAGTTAATCAATTTTCATCTGCACTATTTCCG ACAGTGGCAGAAGACATTTCCGGTGATTTCGTATTATCGCCACTTAGCGTATCCACTGTTCTTGCTGAGGCAGCGTACGGATCTGGCGGCGACACAAAAACTCAATTCAAAAATGTACTCCATCTTTTATCGCCGGACAGTTTGGGCACACCTGGTTATCAAGCATTTATCGACGATCTGAAT AATGTTCAAGAAAATAAACTCTTTCTATCCACCAACGTCTTCATCGACGAAAAATTTGTCGTCAAACGAAACTACCGACGTTTAATAGAAAATTACTTCCGTTCTGTTTTGAAGTCTGTGAAATTTGCCGAATCGGAAGAAACCTTAAGCACCGTTAATGCGTGGGTGCAACGGAACACGGATAATCGTATTAGGGACATTGCCGATCCCA GTGGCTTCGATGCGAAGACAGCGATGTTACTTTTGAACGCAGTGCACTCTAAAGGTCAATGGGAAAATAAATTCAATCCGGAGTATACTAATGAAATGTTATTCGAGCTTGATGAGGATACGGAAAAATTTGTTTCTATGATGTATAGGTCTGGTGTGTATACGTGTGGAGAGTTGCCGAGTAGGGAGGGCAAATTTGTGGTAATTCCATACAAg GGCAATGAGCTGGATATGGTGATAGTACTTCCAGACAAACTTAGCAGTTTATCTGCAATAGAAAAGGAATTGCAAAGTATAAATATTACGGACATCATAAAATTGGGACAGGAACGTCCTGTACAGTTGTATCTACCAAAGTTTAGGACTAAAACTACAGTGCACCTAAATGGTCCTCTGCACAAA TTGGGTTTAACAGACATGTTCACCTCGAGAGctaacttttatggcttgtctGATGATCAGCTGGCTGTTAGTAGAGTTGTTCAAAAAACCTTCATCGATGTTAATGAAGAAGGTGTTGAGGCTGTTAGTGTTACTG GTACCGCTCAAGCGATATTATCTTCGGCTAGCCAAATGAACTTCAGTGTTAATCGTccattttattacaatatcatAAAAACTACAAAGAGAACAGGGAGCTCTGTAACATTATTCAGTGGTCACGTTACGGAacccataacctaa
- the LOC100874942 gene encoding antichymotrypsin-2-like isoform X2: MAASGSGGDTKSQLKKALNLPSFDNQTTQGYQALIDHLNDVQYNQVRLANKIFVGQNFSVKPTYSDMIKTSFRSEAENLDFKERVEAAKSINKWIQNVANNASSVIVNSSDLDDNKGLALVSAMYIKSEWNFKFDRADSRPRLFMTSKTDSKMVETMFRPGSYKFGNVPGNKGRFIVLPFKENELSMVIMLPNKVDGLADLAKDIQNNKIQDILKEGMDDLVQLRLPRFTLRSKVTLEDSLKSLGLTDMFENKADFHGITDGPLMFNKVVQATYIEVDEDGANIGNTDVNVIKRFINIIGIPKQFNVDHPFYFAIVRNITSSGNNSIVTLYSGQILEPKI, translated from the exons ATGGCTGCGTCTGGATCTGGTGGTGATACCAAAAGTCAGTTGAAAAAGGCACTAAACCTTCCGTCATTCGATAATCAAACTACACAGGGTTATCAAGCacttatcgatcatttaaat GATGTTCAATATAATCAAGTTCGTCTTGCCAACAAAATTTTTGTCGGGCAAAATTTTTCTGTCAAACCGACCTACAGTGATATGATAAAAACTTCCTTCCGTTCTGAGGCCGAGAATTTAGATTTCAAAGAACGTGTTGAAGCAGCGAAAAGTATTAACAAGTGGATTCAAAATGTCGCTAACAATGCTTCTAGTGTTATTGTTAATTCTT CTGATTTGGATGACAATAAAGGACTGGCACTCGTAAGTGCAATGTATATCAAGAGCGagtggaattttaaatttgatcgcGCCGATTCTCGTCCAAGACTATTCATGACTAGTAAAACTGATTCTAAAATGGTCGAAACAATGTTCAGACCGGGAAGCTACAAATTCGGTAATGTGCCAGGAAACAAAGGACGATTCATTGTTCTGCCATTCAAG GAAAATGAACTGAGTATGGTCATCATGCTTCCAAACAAAGTCGATGGTTTAGCAGATCTCGCAAAAGATatacaaaacaataaaattcaaGATATCTTAAAGGAGGGAATGGACGATCTCGTACAACTGCGTTTACCAAGATTCACACTCCGAAGCAAAGTTACCCTGGAAGATTCTCTGAAGAGT TTGGGTTTAACTGATATGTTTGAGAACAAAGCTGACTTCCATGGTATCACTGATGGTCCGCTTATGTTTAACAAGGTTGTGCAAGCTACTTATATCGAAGTGGATGAAGATGGGGCCAATATTGGAAATACTGAtg TTAACGTCATAAAGAGATTTATAAACATCATTGGTATCCCCAAACAATTCAACGTTGATCATCCATTCTACTTCGCCATTGTCAGAAACATAACAAGCTCAGGAAACAActcgattgtaacattataCAGTGGCCAAATTCTCGAGCCTAAGATATGA
- the LOC100874716 gene encoding serpin B6-like isoform X2: MLLSKGFGVYLALIAMASAQNESQALCAVQQSVNQFSSALFPTVAEDISGDFVLSPLSVSTVLAEAAYGSGGDTKTQFKNVLHLLSPDSLGTPGYQAFIDDLNNVQENKLFLSTNVFIDEKFVVKRNYRRLIENYFRSVLKSVKFAESEETLSTVNAWVQRNTDNRIRDIADPSGFDAKTAMLLLNAVHSKGQWENKFNPEYTNEMLFELDEDTEKFVSMMYRSGVYTCGELPSREGKFVVIPYKGNELDMVIVLPDKLSSLSAIEKELQSINITDIIKLGQERPVQLYLPKFRTKTTVHLNGPLHKLGLTDMFTSRANFYGLSDDQLAVSRVVQKTFIDVNEEGVEAVSVTGTAQAILSSASQMNFSVNRPFYYNIIKTTKRTGSSVTLFSGHVTEPIT; encoded by the exons ATGCTTT TGAGCAAAGGTTTCGGAGTGTACCTTGCTCTGATAGCAATGGCGTCAGCGCAAAACGAGAGCCAAGCACTTTGTGCTGTTCAACAGTCAGTTAATCAATTTTCATCTGCACTATTTCCG ACAGTGGCAGAAGACATTTCCGGTGATTTCGTATTATCGCCACTTAGCGTATCCACTGTTCTTGCTGAGGCAGCGTACGGATCTGGCGGCGACACAAAAACTCAATTCAAAAATGTACTCCATCTTTTATCGCCGGACAGTTTGGGCACACCTGGTTATCAAGCATTTATCGACGATCTGAAT AATGTTCAAGAAAATAAACTCTTTCTATCCACCAACGTCTTCATCGACGAAAAATTTGTCGTCAAACGAAACTACCGACGTTTAATAGAAAATTACTTCCGTTCTGTTTTGAAGTCTGTGAAATTTGCCGAATCGGAAGAAACCTTAAGCACCGTTAATGCGTGGGTGCAACGGAACACGGATAATCGTATTAGGGACATTGCCGATCCCA GTGGCTTCGATGCGAAGACAGCGATGTTACTTTTGAACGCAGTGCACTCTAAAGGTCAATGGGAAAATAAATTCAATCCGGAGTATACTAATGAAATGTTATTCGAGCTTGATGAGGATACGGAAAAATTTGTTTCTATGATGTATAGGTCTGGTGTGTATACGTGTGGAGAGTTGCCGAGTAGGGAGGGCAAATTTGTGGTAATTCCATACAAg GGCAATGAGCTGGATATGGTGATAGTACTTCCAGACAAACTTAGCAGTTTATCTGCAATAGAAAAGGAATTGCAAAGTATAAATATTACGGACATCATAAAATTGGGACAGGAACGTCCTGTACAGTTGTATCTACCAAAGTTTAGGACTAAAACTACAGTGCACCTAAATGGTCCTCTGCACAAA TTGGGTTTAACAGACATGTTCACCTCGAGAGctaacttttatggcttgtctGATGATCAGCTGGCTGTTAGTAGAGTTGTTCAAAAAACCTTCATCGATGTTAATGAAGAAGGTGTTGAGGCTGTTAGTGTTACTG GTACCGCTCAAGCGATATTATCTTCGGCTAGCCAAATGAACTTCAGTGTTAATCGTccattttattacaatatcatAAAAACTACAAAGAGAACAGGGAGCTCTGTAACATTATTCAGTGGTCACGTTACGGAacccataacctaa
- the LOC100874828 gene encoding uncharacterized protein LOC100874828, with protein MRTLKGSFVGLCLLLIAMAKATPTSPLASASALTDQITNGINTFASSLFQSKVQSLNDNLLLSPLSTAIDLAMVASGSGGDTKSQLKKALNLPSSDSQAIHGYQALIDDLKDIQYSQLIFANKMFIGQDFSIKPTYRNLVETYFRSSAQNLDFHQPADAAETINKWIRDLTEDHPGHIKEIISSSDLDAKTRLLLVNAMYFKGEWKAKFLPENTKQRPFRINEDRNKTVATMYRLGVYKYGNIPGNNGRFIVLPYKGDELCMVIMLPNELSGLTELEEEIKKLDIADILKEGSDSHVQLYLPKFELRSKVSLEDSLRNLGLTDMFESRANFNGIADGNLFISKIIQSTYIELSEEGVDVDVSEGDIITRLQVTAGKPKEFNVNQPFYYALIRNIKGSANNSVVTLYSGQVLEPKLQIYYKMGSSKNCILSVCLVLVALAITQINGQGSLTAEHGVNSLAASLFKPVAEDASGNIWVSPTGAFIALGMLEHGAGGKTKAQFKKVLHLPSSERSGAAGYESLIKNLKDVHANEIKFGSKLFTASNAPIKDSYKKMLKKHFDAETQPLNFNNAAASANAINAWVQSVAKDHPGHLANLIAPSDLGPETKMVLVNPIYFKGYWMNGFNVNNTRQRPFKLNNSKEKNVPTMSKTSLLKYGEMPNGKATYVVLPLRANELSMVVFLPKAVDGLAELEKELPKASISSYINAAQDRMVAVQLPRFHFHNKINLKKPLMSLGLTDAFNQNANFSGISNQKLHVSRIVQNTHVEVDEEGGDIDVGTGDITSRIALPPAVNFDVNHPFHVVIVKNNKSGSNRNSHITLYSGHVMNP; from the exons ATGCGTACCT TAAAGGGAAGCTTCGTGGGCTTATGCCTACTTCTAATAGCAATGGCGAAGGCAACGCCTACCAGCCCGTTAGCTTCAGCTTCGGCTTTAACTGATCAAATTACAAACGGAATAAATACATTTGCCTCGTCGCTATTTCAG TCCAAAGTACAGTCTCTGAACGATAATCTTTTGTTGTCTCCGCTAAGCACGGCAATTGATCTTGCTATGGTTGCGTCTGGATCTGGTGGTGATACCAAAAGTCAGTTGAAAAAGGCACTGAACCTTCCGTCGTCGGATAGTCAGGCTATACACGGTTATCAAGCGCTTATTGATGATTTAAAA GATATTCAATATAGTCAACTTATTTTTGCCAACAAAATGTTTATCGGTCAGGACTTTTCTATTAAACCGACATACCGTAACCTGGTAGAAACGTACTTCCGTTCTAGTGCCCAGAATTTAGATTTCCATCAACCTGCGGACGCGGCAGAAACTATTAATAAGTGGATTCGGGATCTCACTGAGGATCATCCTGGACACATCAAAGAGATTATTAGTtctt CCGATTTGGATGCAAAGACAAGACTGTTACTCGTAAATGCAATGTACTTCAAGGGCGAATGGAAGGCTAAATTCCTTCCTGAGAATACAAAACAACGGCCATTCAGGATTAATGAAGATAGAAATAAGACTGTCGCCACAATGTACAGATTAGGTGTCTACAAATATGGTAACATCCCGGGCAACAATGGTCGATTCATTGTTTTGCCATACAAg GGAGACGAATTGTGCATGGTGATTATGCTTCCAAACGAACTCTCCGGTTTAACCGAGCTTgaagaagaaataaagaaactgGACATCGCAGATATCTTAAAGGAAGGATCTGATTCTCACGTACAATTGTATTTACCAAAATTCGAACTCCGAAGCAAAGTTAGCCTGGAAGATTCCCTCAGGAAT TTGGGTCTAACTGACATGTTCGAGTCGAGAGCTAACTTCAACGGCATCGCTGATGGCAATCTTTTCAttagcaaaatcatacaaagtaCTTATATCGAATTGAGCGAGGAGGGTGTCGATGTTGATGTTTCTGAAG gtGACATTATAACCAGACTGCAGGTCACTGCAGGCAAACCCAAGGAATTCAACGTTAATCAACCATTCTACTACGCCCTCATCAGGAACATTAAAGGCTCAGCAAACAACTCCGTCGTAACATTATACAGTGGCCAAGTTCTCGAACCTAAGTTG caaatatattacaaaatgggTTCAT CGAAGAATTGTATCTTGAGCGTGTGCCTCGTCCTGGTGGCACTTGCAATAACCCAAATTAACGGGCAGGGATCGTTAACCGCCGAACATGGCGTAAATAGTCTTGCAGCGTCCCTATTTAAG CCTGTCGCTGAAGATGCTTCTGGTAATATTTGGGTGTCACCCACTGGCGCATTCATTGCTCTCGGAATGCTCGAACATGGAGCGGGTGGTAAGACAAAAGCTCAGTTTAAAAAAGTTCTCCATCTGCCATCTTCGGAACGCTCAGGTGCTGCCGGTTATGAATCACTCATAAAAAATCTTAAG GATGTGCAcgcaaatgaaattaaatttggaagCAAACTTTTTACTGCCTCCAATGCTCCTATTAAGGATAGCTACAAAAAGATGTTGAAAAAGCACTTCGATGCTGAAACGCAGCCTCTGAATTTCAATAACGCTGCGGCGTCTGCGAACGCCATTAACGCTTGGGTTCAAAGCGTTGCGAAGGATCATCCTGGGCATCTTGCTAACCTTATTGCACCCA GTGATTTGGGTCCAGAGACAAAAATGGTGCTCGTAAACCCAATATACTTCAAAGGTTACTGGATGAACGGATTCAACGTTAACAATACTCGTCAAAGACCATTCAAACTAAATAATAGCAAAGAAAAGAATGTCCCCACAATGTCGAAAACAAGTCTCCTCAAATACGGAGAAATGCCAAATGGAAAAGCGACATACGTCGTGCTGCCTCTCAGA gcGAACGAGCTGAGTATGGTGGTATTTCTACCAAAAGCCGTTGATGGTTTAGCGGAGCTTGAAAAGGAGCTGCCAAAAGCAAGCATCTCGTCGTACATAAACGCGGCACAGGATCGTATGGTGGCGGTACAATTGCCAAGATTCCATTTCcacaataaaattaatctgAAGAAACCTCTAATGTCG CTGGGTTTGACCGACGCGTTTAACCAAAACGCGAACTTCAGTGGCATCAGTAATCAGAAACTACACGTTAGTAGGATTGTACAGAACACTCATGTCGAAGTGGACGAAGAGGGAGGCGACATCGATGTTGGCACTG GTGATATTACATCGAGAATCGCATTACCACCTGCAGTAAACTTTGATGTCAACCACCCATTCCATGTTGTCATTGTCAAAAACAATAAGTCCGGATCGAACCGAAATAGTCACATAACATTATACAGCGGCCATGTTATGAAtccttaa